The sequence below is a genomic window from Streptomyces sp. NBC_00289.
TGCGCAAGGTGCCAGCCGACACCCAAGCGGCCGCCGTGGGACCGTCCGTGGCGGAGGTGGCCACGTCGACGACCACGATTCCTGTGCCAGGAGCAGCACTGGAGGCCTTCACAACCCGGCCGTCGATCGTCTGCGGTGCGGCATCGGACTTCTCACCAGTGTCCGTCGAACCCTGAGCCGGAACATGCACCAGCTCAACCTTCTGGCCCGGCACCAGCGCGGTGGCAGGAATCTGCTTGGGCTCCAGGCCGATCGGCACCAACTGCTCACCGGCCTTCACCAGGTTGTCCTTGGTCACCTGCGAGGGAGCGAGTAGGGAGCCGGGCTTGAGCTCCACGGCGGCCCGCTTGCCCACCACTGACCTGAGGTCGTCGACGCGTACCGCCTTGACGGCCGGGTCCAGGGCGACGGATGCCTTGCCCAGGTCGTCCTCGGTGAGGACTTGGCCCACCTGGACGTCGCGGACCACGGTCACCACATCCGTGCGGTTGCCAACCTGCAGCAAAAGGACGGCAACTCCAGCGCCACCGGCGGCGATCAGCGCCAGCGACAAGGCGATGACGCCTGGTCGTCGCCTACGAGCCGACACCCGGGGCGGGGCCACGGGCCCAGCCACTCGTCCCTGCTGAGGGACACCGTTCGGGGCTGTGTCTACTTGCGTCTTGCTCACCGTTCTGTCCTTCCGGCGGCGTTACCTGACGACCTGGACTTCGCCGACCGCCACCTGCATCTGGGACTGCTGGGTCTGGGTGAGCTGGCCGGTCTGCCCGCCTCCGCCAGCGGTGACTGTCCAGTTGATCGTCCACGTCGATGTCGCGGTGAGCCGGTACTCGCCGCCCGATGCAGTAGCCGATGTCTTGGAGTACACGTGCCCGCAGGTCGGGGACTCTGCCATACCAGCGGAAGCCCGGTAGACCGTGCCGGGGCCGTGACACGTCACGGTGGCGCCGTCGCCCATCTCCCAGACAATCTGAGAGACCTCGGCCGTGGCCGTCACAGTGACTGCGCCGGCAGATGCCGACGCGGACTGAGGCCCGTACGTCGTCGCGCTCCGGCTGACCCACATCCACATCGGCACACCCACCGTGTACTTTCCGGCCGCCCGCGGGCTGGCAATGTCCGGGCCCAGCAGCCGCATCTTCTTCACGGCCTCGCGAGCCAGCACCTCCGGGTCGACGGCCGCGCCGCCGCCTGGCGGCTGGGCGAACCATTGGGCGGTCCGGTTGGGGTTGTCCGGGCAGTAGGCGTCGTAGACGGCGCCGTCCTTCGAATCGTGTCCTTCCCATCGGGGATCGCCCGCAGGGGGCTGCGGCTTGGCCACCTGGAAGTAGCAGTTCATGCCGTTCACCCAGTCGCCGAGCCCGTCTAAATGACAAGGGACTTGGGTGTCACTGATCATGTTGCTGTCGTAGCACTTGGGCTTCTTCGTCGAGCCGCCGCCGTCTGAGGCCTGCTTGCCATCGCCGCCTTTGCCGGGCGTGGCCTGCGTGTCGTCCGCAACGACGCGGCAGCGGCCGGTCTGGTCGCACACCACCTTGCCCCCGCCTGCGTAAGCAACCGTTTGCCCCGAAGCCAAGAGGGCGAAAGTCGCCACGACGGCGCCCGCAGCAGCACGTCGAATCAGCATGGCCTCTCCTTGTTGGCCTTCTCATCAGTGACTCGCCACTGGTTAGCCTGCTTCTGGAGGTGCGCGGTGATGATGTAGCGCTTGACTTGATCGGGAGGCGAAACGCTCTTGCCGGTCCTCTTGTTGATCGGCTCCCAAGTGTTCATGTCAAAACAGACATGCAGCGTCGCGCGCTGAGCCTCGCCGCCGCCCGGGCCGAGGCTGACGTCGTCCTCGCCCGCGATGACCTTGGGCTCGCCTTTGCTGACGATGCCGTTTCGCATGTCGATGAACACGGCATCCTTCACGTCCCGCAGCGCCTTGCCCGTGGCGTACTTAGTGATGTTGCTCCCGGCGAGGGATGACTTCGCGTAAGCCTTGACCGTCTCATCGGTCATGCCCTGGTAGGCGGCAATGACGGCCTTGCGGGCTTGCGCCTCGTCGGCGGACACGGTCTCGGTGGGCTGGGCGCTGCTGGGGGTTGGCGACGAGTCGGCCTTGGTTCCACCGCTCGAGGAACAGCCGGCTGCGAGGGTGATCGCAGCAAGTGCAAGCAGAGCCGAGGCTGCCGCGCGCCGATTCCGAAAGCGAACAGCGGCCAGCCTGGGGCCATGGTGTTCGTGTGTCACGTTGACTCCCCGTACGAACGCGCTGTGTGAGGACCACAGTCCTGGACTCTGCGGTGCTGTGGTCGGGTGCACGGCATGGTCGAGCTGCGGTAATGCGTCTCCGTAGCCGCAAGATTACGCATATGCCAGTCAACTTCCCAGCGTGAAAAGTGAGTCCACTCGCACAACTCGCGACGTATCCGGTCATTTCCGTAGCTGAGTGTCGACATGTAGTCGCTAGTGTTTGCTTGTTGTGGCAGTGAATGAGGGTGAGCGCCCGGTTTTCACTGGCACCCCTACTTGCCAGCGCGGGGGAAGGAGATATCGACCCACCGGTTCCCGCGCTGCGGCTCGATCTCCTGGGCGGCGGAGGCACTATGGGATCGTGCCGAACTGCCCAGCCGCGCACTGTCCTTGGTGAAGAGCACTTCATCCTGCCGACTGGTCGGAGGGCTGCTCCTTTCAGTGAGGGATCTGGGGGTGGTCATCGCGGTGCAAGGGCCGCATCGGGGCGACACGAGGGCAGGGGAGAGGCGACGCGCTTCACTGCTGCCGGTCCGGCGGCCACACGGTGATCACGTCGCCGTCCAGGGTGACGTGCCGGCCGGGGACCGCGCACCGCGCTCGGGTCGGCGAGGTCGAAGTCGCCGCTCCCGTGGACCACGCACGCGTCCCCGACGTACGAGACGTCCTGCGTCCGGTCGGGCCACTCGCCGTCCAAGGCCGGTTCTGTAGTGCGAATCTGACTAGGAGCGTGCGACATGCGGCGTCCCCTAACATCGGTGCACAGCATGGCAGGTTCAAGGTGAAACCTCGTTGTGCAGAAGTAAACTACGTATTCGCGTAAGCAAATCTCAAGTGGTTTAGGGTGTAGTTGCAAGGCTGCGACATTCGGCCCTTGGCGGCTGATGAGGAGTCACAGCTCGGTCCAGGGGTTGGGCTTGCCGCCACCCAGCGGCACCCACACGTCACTGGTGGCCCCGTGCTCTTCGACGTCTTCGAGGACAGCCGCTCCCAGCGGTACCTCGCGGGCCATCTCGGCCACGAGCGGATGGTGGGCGACCATGGCCTTGAGGTCGCTGATCCGGTTGTCCATCGCCTCACGCCCTGCACCGGTCAGCACGAACAGAATGCGAGGGAACACCGGGTACCAGCGCAGCCATCCGGGGCCGCCCGCCTGCCGGCGTCGGCCGACGGGCTGCGGCTCGTACGTCCGCAGACGGGCGTACTCGATCAGTTTCGCGGCCAGCCGCTCGGCACCCATGGTGGCGCGGTCGACCTCGACGAACGCCCGCAGTTTCCGCCTCTGCTGGCCGTCGATGAGGGTGTAGTGCATGACCGCGTCGGCGACGACCTTCTCTCCGTCGCCGATCGCGTGGAACACCTCGGGGGTCCAGTCCAGGTGTCCGTGCTCGTCGCCGCGGCGGCGGGCATCGGCGACGAACGCCAGGTGCGTGCGCAGGACGGTCAGAGTGTGGGGGGTCTTCAGCGAGGCGGCCGTCGCCGTGGTGATCGGGTACGGCGGGCGGCCCCGCAGTGAGGGCCAGTCCCGGGTGAGGCGGGCGCCCTTCGGCGTGAGGTACCAGACCCGGGTGCGATGGGATTGGGGCAGCACGGCGAAGTCGACCAGGCGCAGGTCGAGCAGATCGTTCAGCCGCTCCGAGACCGACTGGCGGGAGCGGTCCGGGCGCAGCAGGACGTGCAGCTGGCCGGTGGAGGCCATGCGGTGCTGGGCGAGGGTGGCCAGGAGCTGATGCGCGAGGGGTTCCACGGGGCTGGGAGTGAAGCCCGCCTCCGTACGGTCCTTCGGCTGGGCAGTGGTCAGGTCCATTCGTTTTCTTCCTTCGAGAGGTGGACGGCGGCGGCGCCGGCGGGGGAGTGCGCGGCGAGGAAGGCGGCGACGCGGCCGAGCTGCTGCGCGGCGCGGTCGGTGAGCGTCTCCAGCGGGAGTGCTCCGGCGTTCGCCTGGGCGGCCCGCTCCAGGGCGGGAACGTCCTTCGGGCGGGCCTGGGCGGCGAAGACGTCGTCGAGATGGGGCCCGCGCAGCTGGATGGGTCCGATGCGCCGGCCGTGCACGTTCATGGAGATGTAGTGCTCGAAGCGGTCCATGGTGGCGACCCGGTCGGGGCTGGGGTTGTCGCCCCATTCCGCGGTGATCGGTGCCACCGCGGACTTCGACCCGGCGGTGGTGGCCAGCGTGGATGCGTTCTGCACCAGGGACAGCCGCACCGCGGCCGGGAGGCGGGCCAGCAGCTGGGTCATGCCGTGGATGTGGCACCGGTACTTGCGCAGATCCTCGAACATCGCGGCGATGGTCTCCGGAGCCGCCCCGGTCAGGGTGATCAGCTCGTCGAAGTACGGGCGGAACGGCACCCGCTTCTCCTCGGGCGTATCCCTGCGGGAGCGGGCGGCCCGCAGCAGATCGCGGGCGAGCAGCGCGGTCAGGAGGCGGTCGGTGGGCCCGTTACCGCCCGGGCACACCCACACGATCATCTTGGAGTCCATCGCCGCGCGGATGTTGTAGACGCCGGCCGGCTGGCCGAGGAACGCGCGGGTGACGGGGTTGGCGGCGAGGCGGGCGATCGGGTTGAGGACCACGGCGAACGCGTCGGGCGGCAGGGTCGGGAACACCGACTTCCACCAGGAGCGGGTCTCCTCATCCAGCCGGTCTGCCACCGTCGTGAGGGCTGCCTTGCGGAAGCCGGCGTCGGTGAGCAGGGCCCGCACATGGAAGATCGTGGCCTGGTCCTCGGGCTGGCCGGCCTGGCATGCCGCCTCGTTAAGGCCGACCAGGACCGTGAGCGCGGCGGTGAGGATGGTCAGCGCGCGCGGCGCGGTCGCGTCGTCCCAGGCCAGTGCGGAGGCGTAGGCGTCGGCGATCGCCTCGACGACCTCGTGCGCCGTCTGGCCCTGGTGCATGGCGAGCGGATTCCACGAACTGATCCGCGGGTTGGGACCGAGACCGTTGAGGTCGATCAGTGCGATCCGAGGCATCAGGGTGTCGTGCGCCAGGAACGGCAGGGCGCGCGGCCAGGAGTCGCGGTGCGGGTCGACGAACATCAGCCCGCCGCCCGCGTGCGCCCAGCCGATCGCCTGTGCCAGGGCGCGTTCGGTCTTGCCGCCGCCGGCCTTGCCCACCCCGACCTCGAACAGGGTCTCCTCGGCGTAGGTGGCGACCAGCCGCTCCCGGCCGTCCGGGCCCCGGTAGATGCCCTGCAGCAGCAACTCGCTCTCGCCGAAGGCAAAGGTCGGCAGGTCCCCGGCGAGTACCGGCAGGCGGCAATTCGTGGTGGGGGGCTTGAGCAGGCCGCACAGTTCATCCAGCCGGACCCAGTTCGCGCGGGGCGGCTGGCAGTGCCCCAGATTCCAACGGCGCTCGAAGCCGTGCCGGGTGGGCCAGTGGTCGGCGCCGAACCGCCACGGGCCCAGCCTCACCCCGCGCATGGCCCACCGGGAGCGGCCGCCGAACACGTCGAACGCGGCCTGGAGCTGGGCGAGTCGCGCCTCGGCGCGGCCCTCGGTGTTCGAGGCGCACATCACCAGCAGCTGCACCCGGACGAGGTGGTCGTCCTCGGCGAGCTTGCCCAGCGCCTCGGCCGGCTCCACCCGGCGCGGGACCGGCGGCATCACCAGCCTCCGGCTGTTGCCCGAGCCGGGGTTGTCGCTGAGGAGCTGCTGCAGCTGAAAGCCGAGGGAGTCCTCGGTGCCGCTGGCGTCCTGCCGCAGCCAGCGCGCCGCCCGCTGGGACTCCCGGCGTTCGGACCGGCGCGCGGCGCTCATCAGCTGAAGGCGGCGCGCCCGCAGGGCCCACTTCGGGGCGCGCTGGATGTCGAGCCGGATCTCCGCGAGGTCGCCGAGCTCGGCGCGCAGATCGGCCACGGCGTCGACCAGCGGCTGGAGCGGGTCGGGGTTGAGTGGCACCACTCGCAGCGGGGAAATGAGCTTGCCGCGCAGGATGAACTCGGCGCGCACGGTGTGCGTCCGCGGCTCGTCGACGATCGGCCGGGCCCGGTTGACGGTGATGTCCGGTCCGAACGGGGTGATGGACAGCAGCCGTTCACCGCCCGCCGGGCCCTCGACGCGGTAACGCAACGGCGCACTGCCATCCGCGCGCAGCCGGATCTGCACGGCCTTCGCGCGGCGGGGCGCCCACCAGGGCATGGCGGTGGAGGCGCGGGCGAGCTGGACACCGCGCCGGAAGATCTCCTCCAGACTCGGGTCGAAGTGCCGGTTGGAAACGAGCTCCAGGGCCATCCGCTCGGCCGAAGCCTTGGCCGCGAGACGGCGTACGACCCACTCGCCCACGCCCCAGAACACGGCGATGGCCAGGGCGAGCAGGTACCAGTGGGTGTAGAGCCAGTCGGCGGCGTCGACCAGGCTGGTGACCAGGCCGAGTACCTGACCGGCAGCCGTGACATCGGCCCGGTCGGTCAGGGACGGGGCTGCGGAGTCCACGTCGTTGCTCCCTTCTTCGAAGTGATGCGGGTGAAGTGCCAGTCGGTGATGCGCAGGTCGGTGAAGGTTCCGCCGCGGTCCATGCCGGCCCACACCAGGTGGACCACTGCCTTGTTGGGGCTGCCGTCGCGGCGGGCGATCGCGGCCTGGATGCGGAAGCGGGCGGTGGCGAACGCCGGGGCCACCTCCTGGCCCGCGTCGGGAAAGACCGCGGGCCACTTCGCGCGGCCGATGCCGGTGGCGTCCGCGCGCAGCAGCGCGCGCCCGGCGGTGAGCAGCTCCCGCTCGTCGGAGGCGGGAAGGTCGGCGGGCCAGGCTGCCTGAAGCGAGCGCTGGATGGCCTTGTCGCCGGCCACGCCCTCGCCGTGCGGCGGCAGAGCCGACTCGAGGACCGACGGCGTCGATACGGCGGACGTCCTGGAGGAAGCCGTGCTGACAGTCGTCTTTCCTGCGGGATGCCTACTGGCCGCAGGGGACGGATCAGTGGTCGCGCTCGCGCTCGCGGTCGGCGACGGTGCCGGGTCGGGTGGCTCCTGATGACTGTGCGGCAGGCCCAGCAGGGCGACGCCGGCGACGGCGAGCAGGGCGGTGCTCAGCAACAGCAGACGCGGTGAGCGTGGGGTGGTGGTCACAGCAGCCGCGCTCCCCCCGCGAAGCCGGACATGGCGTTGACCGAGTCCAGCCGGACGACAGTGCCCGGGCGGGCGGCGTTGATCATCTGCCCGCTGCCGACGTAGATCCCGACGTGGTAGATCGTGGAATCGCGGCCGGGGGCGTAGGCATAGAAGACGAGGTCGCCCGGCTTGAGGGCACCGGTGCCGAGGCTGGCGGGGATGCGCTGGCCGACACCGGCCTGCGCGGCCGCGGTACGCGGCAGGCTGACACCGGCCTTGGCATACGCGTAGGTGGTCAGCCCCGAGCAGTCGAAGCCCTTGATGTTCGCGCCGCTCTTGCCGCTGGGGGAGCAGCAGATGCCATACGACTTGCCGCTCGCGTTGCCGCCGCCCCAGGAGTACGGCACCCCTCGCTGGGAGAGCGCCGCCTCGTTGACGGTGCGGACCTTGCCCGAGACGTTCTTCAGGTCCGGGTCCTTGGCGGCCGCCGTGTACTGGTCGATCCAGCCCAGCACGTTGGCGACGTACTCGCCTGAGTGGTTGTGCTGCCAGATCGCGGCCTTGAGCTGGGCACGCTTGGTCAGGTCACGGCCGTTGCCGCAGAGGTAGATCGCGGCGCCGAGCGCGGCGTCGTCGGCGTTGTGCGGATCGGCGATCTTGTCGCCGTTGCCGTCCTTGCCGATCGACTCCCAGGTGGAGGGCATGAACTGGAAGGGGCCGACGGCGCGCTCACCGGTGGCGGTGCCGTCCCACTTGCCGTTGTCAGTGTCGGGGAAGACGGTGGTGTTGCCGCCGGCGCCGGAGCCGTTGAGGAGCACCCCGTAGATCTTCGGGCGGATGTCGCCGTTGTCTGCGATGTTGCGGCCCACCGCGTGGTTGGACTCGACCTTGGCGATGCCGGCGAGGATCGGCCAGCGCATGCCCTGGCACTTGGGCACGTACTTCCCGACCTGCTGGACGGCCTTCTTGTAGGCGGTCAGCATCCGCGGCGGGATGTCCGCGGCACTGCCGCCCTCGGCGATCCCGCCGTCGTCCTGCTGACCCGTCTTCAGCGCGACGTAGGCGCTGATCGCGTTCCCAACCGGCGCGGCGCAGCACACTGCGGCAAACATCAGAAGCGTCACCACACACCCCCACCGCGCCAGACGGCGCCCAGGCGGCCTCACTCGTCCTCACCGTCTTCCGGCTGCCGGGCCCGCTCCTGGCGCCGGCGCTCGGCGTCGGACGCGGTGCGCCGCATCAGCTCCTGGAACCGGCGATGCGCCTCGTCACGGGTGCTGTTGCGAGCGCCGCCTCCGCCGGGGAAGACCGGCCCGGACCGATCCGGGCCCTGGCGCGCCGGACTCCCGGGCCTGCCGAGATCGGACCGAGGCACCGGCGCAGGGCCGTTCCGGCGGGGGAGCGGTGCCGGAGGCGGAGTTGCTGCGGGCCCGCTCACAGGCGTGGTCGGCGGTGGTGGGGCAGGGGTCGGACGGCTCGAAGGACGACTGGTGGGTGCGGGCCGCGGACGGGGTGCCGGGCGGGGGGTGGCTGCCGGAGTGGCTGCGGTCGGCAGGCGGCGGCTGGTGAACGGACCGGTTCCGCCGCTGTCGTCGGTGTGGTCGCGGATGACCCGGGCGACGTGGCGCCCGGTGTCGCCCCAGGCCCGGCCGTCCTCGCGGACGGTGTTGCCCCACACACGCACCTGCTGGCGGGCGTCCTGGGAGTAGCGCGAGCCGCCCGACCGCGCGCGGCGCACATTGGCCGGAAGGCCAACGGTCGCCCCGTACGCGGCCCGGCCGCCGCGGTGCAGGATCCGGTACCCGCGGAAACGGACCAGCCGATTATGTGCCCGGGTCGACAGCAGCGTGCGGTCGCTGTTCTGGTCGTGCAGCACCTGACCGGTGTTGCGGTCGACGACCTGCCCCTGATCGTTGCGGTACCGGTCGGGCGGGCCCGAGGGCCGACGCGGCCCCGTGCCGTCTGAACCGCCGTCCCCGCCGTCCGACGGCCCGCCCGTGTTCGGATCGCCGTCGGCCGTGGGCTTGCGCCACTTGGCCAACTGCTCCTTGTCCGGCCGCCGTCCGATCAGCAGCCAGCCAGCCCCCTTGGCGCCGAGACGTGCGCCCAGCCCGCCCACGGCCGCGGCCGCGGTCAGCGGGGCCAGACCGCGCCCGGCTTCGGCCGTGGCATCGGCGAGGATCCCGCCGGTGTCCACCGGCATGCCCGCGCCGTCGAACAGGGAAGTGAGCGCGCCCATCAGCCGCTGCCGGGTGCCGAGCATCCCGAACCTGCCGCCACCCCCGCCGGTGAACGCGCGCAGCCCGGCGCTGTATCCGCCCATCCCGGCCGGGGAGTTCATGGCGAGCGCGGCGCCGAGTTCGGAGGTGTCGCCGGGCATGTGGGTGCCGCCGACCTTGGCGTAGCGCATCCGCATCGCCATGCGCCGGCCGAAGGAGGTGATGCCGGTCAGGAGTCTGCGGTGTCCGGCCGCGCCGGCGATGGCCAGGACGTCAATGAGCAGGATCCGCTCGACCATCAGGTCCGGGCCGTTGGTGATCGTGGCGTCGACGGCGATCCCGAAGAACGGAATGAACGCGCAGATCCCGACCACGGCCAAAACCGCGATCCCCCACACGGACAGCCACTTCCACACCGACTGCCGTGCGGGCCCGGGCAGCATGCCCGCCACGAAGGTGACCCCGCCGACGGCCGCCGCGGCCGCACACACACCCTGGGTGCCCAGCAGCACGATCGCGCTGGACAGCAGCATCCCGCAGATGAACAGCGCGGCGATCAGCAGCAGGAACGCGCCGCCGACCCGCCACCAGGTGGGCTTCTCGGCATAGGCCGCGCACGACTTGCCGACCGGGCCGGCCTTCTTCATGTCCGAGAGGAACGCCGCGAACGCCTGGTCCTCGTCGGTGACGATCGCGTTGGAGGCGTCGAGGAGCTCGCCCCCGGGCGTGATGGAAGGGAGATCGTCGGTGCTCGGCGGCTTGTTGTCGACGCCGCGTTCGCAGTACTTCTTGCCCGGCCCGTGGATCAGTCTGCAGGCATCCTTCGCCTTGTCCGACGGGGTCGAGCTGGGCATGTACCCGCCGGTGACCCACTTCAGATGGACGGCGTAGGCCTTGCGGTCGGAATCCTTGGCCGGGTCCAGGATGCGCCCGTACTGAAGGAGCATGTACGGCTTCACAATCAAGGCGTTCGTGATCGAATCCTGGATGGGCCGGGCCACGTCGGTCGAAGAGACTGGTCCTTCGCCCTGCTGCTCCTCGCACTTGCTCTCGGCGTTGCCGGCCATGCCTGCGCACGGGTCGTAGCTGGCGATCTTGCCGCCCCAGTCGTAGGAGTTGACGCTCTGCTGGGCGACCTCGGCAGCCACCTGCTGGGACTGCCCCAGCGGCCCGTCCGGGCCGAGCAGGGTGTCGGGGCGGATGAGCGCCGAGGCGGCGATTGCACCGATGAGCAGGGTGAGAAAGATTTCGCCCAGACCGCGGCCGACCCGGCCACGTACGATCATGAATCCCGCGAACACGAACGCCCAGGCCAGCAAGAGCCCCTTCAACCCGAGCGTGTCGACGACCACCGTGTCGTAGGTGTCGGCGACCTTCTGCGCGGGCTTGGTCAGGAGCTTGAGCAGCGGAAACCGGAAGGCCACCTCGATCGCCCACCCCGCCAGCCCGACCAGCAGCCGGATCAGGGTGAACAGCCCGGACAGGGCGAAGGCCAGGGCCTGCGTCTTGAAGGCGACGATGGAGCCGCCTTCGGCGTTCAGGTCGTACCCGTCGATCGGCACACCCTCGGACGAGTAGATGTTCAGCGGGGCGAGCAGGTCTCCGGTCTCGCTGTTGCTGCCAGCCGCGTACACGACCTGGGTGTTCACCAGGAGGAACACGCCGGTGAGCAGCACGACGAAGCCGGCGGAACGCAGGGTCGCGCGGTCTGGACGGAACACGTCAGCGCCGCCTTTGCCCAGCGGAGCCGCGCAGCCGCCACACCACGAGAGCACCCACACCTGCAGCAGCGGTCCCCAGCCTCCACGCCGCGCCGGCCACGTCCCGATGAACGCCGGCGGCGGAGCTCGCGGCGCCGCGCTCGCAGTACGCCTTGGCCGGGCCCACGATCAGGGCGCATGGATCTTGGTGTGGGGCGTCGGCGGCGAAGGCCCGCCCGGTGTGCGGCCACCACCCTTGCGGCACGCCCACCCCGAGGACGAGCACGACCGCGGCGACGACGACGGCGATCACGGTGAGGACACTCACGGCGGCGGCGACGCGCCTCGAGCGGTCCCAGGACAAAGTGGTCATCAGACGGTTTCCTTCGGACGGGTCTGTGCGGCCTCACCGGCGAGCGGCTCCGGGACCGTGGGGGAGGCAGTGCTCGTGCGGCGTCCTGGCGTGGTGGTGATGGAGGTGGTGATGCGCTCGATGCGGGGGATGGAGACCTTGATGCGGCCGGTGTTCTGCCGCGGGCAGGTCAGCAGGAACTCGCCCTCCCGGCCCTTCTGGCCGACGGGGGACAGGCCAGTGGTCACCAGCCGCAGCAGCTCGCCGTCATTCGGGTCGAGGCCGACGAACTCCAGGCCGCGACGGGCGCGTTCACGGTCGGCGGTGCGGGCGAGGGCCCGGTAGGCCATCAGGCCGCGGTCGGGGCCGAGTTCCTCGGCGTCGTGCGAGCCGGCCAACAGGCCGGCGCCGTGCTTGCGGCCGTCGTGGAGGATCTCGTGGACCAGGGCCGTGCCTTCCGCGGACGAGGTCAGCCAGTACAGCTCGTCCAGGACCACCGCGGTGAACCGCTCGGGGTCCTCGAACGCGGTCTGCCGGGCGATCGCGGCGATCAGGTAGAGGACCGCCCGGCCGATCAGCGCCTCCAGCGGCTGCTGGTGCAGGATCTCGGGGTTGGCGAACGCGGCCTTCGGGGGCAGCTTCAGACCCGTGGTGGTGATCACGATCATGTCGGAGGCGCTGGAGGCGTCCAGCCGCACCGGCGGCAGCTTCGGGTCGAAGACCATCGCCGCTAGGGAGTTGGTGGCGACGACCCGGATGAGGCCGGCGAGGGTCGCGGCCGCGTCCTGCCGCTTGCCCGCCTCGCGCGTCGCCATCTCCTCGAGGACCTCAAGGACGCGGTGCATGGACGGCTCGGGACCGGCGGCGGCCTGTTCGACGGCGTGGTGGAGGACCTCGCCGCTGGTGCTCATCGGGCCGATGCCGAGCTGCAGGGTGAGGTAGGACAGGGCGTAGTGACGGCCCTCGGGCCCGTCGAACATGCGCAGCGGGTCGATGGACACCTCGGCCTGCGCGGCGTCGATGATCTGGACGCGGCCCTTGGCCGCGGTGCGGGCGAAGGTCGCCCACTCGCGGACCGGGGTGCGGTCGATGCAGATCGCGCAGCCGCCGCGCGCCCACACCGCTTCCGCGATCAGCTTCTGCAGGACGCTCTTGCCCGCGCCGAGGTCACCGACGATGCCCATGGAGGCGGACGCGTCGACCTTGGGCGCATCCGCCACGTTGATCATGACGGGGCGAGTGGTGCCGCAGTCCAGGTCGATGCCGAGGAACATGCCGTTGGGGTCGCCGACCTCGGCAGCGGTGAAGGCCCCGGAAAGCGCCCAGTCCTCGGAGACCTGGTGCTGGGTGAACTCCCTAACGACACCCGGCCGTACCGTGCCGGGCAGCCCCAGGGTGAACAGGGCCTCCTGCAGGCCGGCCGGCCGGACGGCCCGGTAGTCGGCGCCACCGAGCAGCGCGGCCAGGGCGCGGGCCCGGGCGTCGCAGACGGCGGCGGTCGGCCCCCACACCGTCAGCACGGTGACGGACTGCACCTCGACCTCCACGCTGGTGCGGGAGAGACGGGCATCCAGCTCACCCAGGTCGCGGGCGGCCTCGGTCAAGGACGCGGGCATCCCGGTCGGGCGGGCGTCGTACTGGTCGGCCTGGTCGATGAGTTCGTTCTTCTTGCGCCGCACCTGGTCGCGGGCCTTCTCCGCAGGCACGAGCGTGAGGTCGACGGTGTAGTCGACGGGAAAGTCGAGCATCTCCAGTTGGGCGAACAGGTCGGCGGAATCCTGGCTGACCGCGGGCGGGCACTCGGCCAGCGCCAACTGCGCCTGGTAGCCCACCCCGGAGTCGGACTCGATCTGCAGCCAGCGCCGTCCCAGCGGCGAGCCGGTGTTCACCCGCCACCAGGCCTTCCGCCCGGATCGTGTGATCTGCCTAGCGCTCTTGAGCTCGTCGACGTCGTCGAGTTCGAGGTCGATGCCGCCTTCCTGCAGGCGCACCTGGCCGAGGTCGGCGTAGCTGGGGGAGCGCAGCACCCCGTCTCGGAGCTGCCCGCCGTACAACTCGCTGGTCTCGGCCTCCGCCAGCAGCGGCTCGGCAAGGCCGCGGTGCAGGGCGTGCTGGATCATCCACACGATCTCCGCCGGGCGGGCCGGGCGGAAAGCGATGCCGCCGGCGAGCGCAGCCTCCACCCGCGAGGCCTGCTCGCGA
It includes:
- a CDS encoding SAF domain-containing protein, translating into MAGPVAPPRVSARRRRPGVIALSLALIAAGGAGVAVLLLQVGNRTDVVTVVRDVQVGQVLTEDDLGKASVALDPAVKAVRVDDLRSVVGKRAAVELKPGSLLAPSQVTKDNLVKAGEQLVPIGLEPKQIPATALVPGQKVELVHVPAQGSTDTGEKSDAAPQTIDGRVVKASSAAPGTGIVVVDVATSATDGPTAAAWVSAGTLRMVLAAPDGG
- a CDS encoding ATP/GTP-binding protein; this translates as MLIRRAAAGAVVATFALLASGQTVAYAGGGKVVCDQTGRCRVVADDTQATPGKGGDGKQASDGGGSTKKPKCYDSNMISDTQVPCHLDGLGDWVNGMNCYFQVAKPQPPAGDPRWEGHDSKDGAVYDAYCPDNPNRTAQWFAQPPGGGAAVDPEVLAREAVKKMRLLGPDIASPRAAGKYTVGVPMWMWVSRSATTYGPQSASASAGAVTVTATAEVSQIVWEMGDGATVTCHGPGTVYRASAGMAESPTCGHVYSKTSATASGGEYRLTATSTWTINWTVTAGGGGQTGQLTQTQQSQMQVAVGEVQVVR
- a CDS encoding replication-relaxation family protein, which gives rise to MDLTTAQPKDRTEAGFTPSPVEPLAHQLLATLAQHRMASTGQLHVLLRPDRSRQSVSERLNDLLDLRLVDFAVLPQSHRTRVWYLTPKGARLTRDWPSLRGRPPYPITTATAASLKTPHTLTVLRTHLAFVADARRRGDEHGHLDWTPEVFHAIGDGEKVVADAVMHYTLIDGQQRRKLRAFVEVDRATMGAERLAAKLIEYARLRTYEPQPVGRRRQAGGPGWLRWYPVFPRILFVLTGAGREAMDNRISDLKAMVAHHPLVAEMAREVPLGAAVLEDVEEHGATSDVWVPLGGGKPNPWTEL
- a CDS encoding ATP/GTP-binding protein, which gives rise to MDSAAPSLTDRADVTAAGQVLGLVTSLVDAADWLYTHWYLLALAIAVFWGVGEWVVRRLAAKASAERMALELVSNRHFDPSLEEIFRRGVQLARASTAMPWWAPRRAKAVQIRLRADGSAPLRYRVEGPAGGERLLSITPFGPDITVNRARPIVDEPRTHTVRAEFILRGKLISPLRVVPLNPDPLQPLVDAVADLRAELGDLAEIRLDIQRAPKWALRARRLQLMSAARRSERRESQRAARWLRQDASGTEDSLGFQLQQLLSDNPGSGNSRRLVMPPVPRRVEPAEALGKLAEDDHLVRVQLLVMCASNTEGRAEARLAQLQAAFDVFGGRSRWAMRGVRLGPWRFGADHWPTRHGFERRWNLGHCQPPRANWVRLDELCGLLKPPTTNCRLPVLAGDLPTFAFGESELLLQGIYRGPDGRERLVATYAEETLFEVGVGKAGGGKTERALAQAIGWAHAGGGLMFVDPHRDSWPRALPFLAHDTLMPRIALIDLNGLGPNPRISSWNPLAMHQGQTAHEVVEAIADAYASALAWDDATAPRALTILTAALTVLVGLNEAACQAGQPEDQATIFHVRALLTDAGFRKAALTTVADRLDEETRSWWKSVFPTLPPDAFAVVLNPIARLAANPVTRAFLGQPAGVYNIRAAMDSKMIVWVCPGGNGPTDRLLTALLARDLLRAARSRRDTPEEKRVPFRPYFDELITLTGAAPETIAAMFEDLRKYRCHIHGMTQLLARLPAAVRLSLVQNASTLATTAGSKSAVAPITAEWGDNPSPDRVATMDRFEHYISMNVHGRRIGPIQLRGPHLDDVFAAQARPKDVPALERAAQANAGALPLETLTDRAAQQLGRVAAFLAAHSPAGAAAVHLSKEENEWT
- a CDS encoding C40 family peptidase → MFAAVCCAAPVGNAISAYVALKTGQQDDGGIAEGGSAADIPPRMLTAYKKAVQQVGKYVPKCQGMRWPILAGIAKVESNHAVGRNIADNGDIRPKIYGVLLNGSGAGGNTTVFPDTDNGKWDGTATGERAVGPFQFMPSTWESIGKDGNGDKIADPHNADDAALGAAIYLCGNGRDLTKRAQLKAAIWQHNHSGEYVANVLGWIDQYTAAAKDPDLKNVSGKVRTVNEAALSQRGVPYSWGGGNASGKSYGICCSPSGKSGANIKGFDCSGLTTYAYAKAGVSLPRTAAAQAGVGQRIPASLGTGALKPGDLVFYAYAPGRDSTIYHVGIYVGSGQMINAARPGTVVRLDSVNAMSGFAGGARLL